The Planctomycetia bacterium nucleotide sequence ACGCATCATAACAAGCTCCTCGGCACGGCTCGCGCGTGTGATCCGCTGCGAACGACGGCCGCAATGAGTTTCTGGTTTCTAGCTTCTGTTTCTGGTTTCTAGCTTCTGACTGTCGGGCGCGTTAGGAACCCGCGCCTTTCAATTCTTGTTCGAGCTTCGCGAGGCCCGGCGGCTCGGTGAGGCGGCTGCCGTCGGCTTTGCGACCGACGTCGAACACGCCCAACAGCTTTAACGTGAAGACGAAGTTCTTCGGCTCGAAGAGCGACTTCGAGCGTTCGTCGTCGGCCAAGTGCGCGAAGACGACTTCGAATTCGGCTTGTACGCGGTCGCCGACTTTCGCCGTCGCCGTGACCATGGCGCCGTCGTCTTTGATGTAGTCGACGATCGCTTCGTAGCGCAATTGATCGCCCGGCACGACCGGGAAATGGAAGATCGCTTTCGGGAGCTTCGCGAGCACGACCTTCTTCTCGAAGGCATGGTACTCGCCGACCAAGAGCCCGCCGGTCTGCGCGATTCCTTCGGTGATGAGGGAATTCGGCATCACCGGTCGGCCGGGGAAATGGTCGTGCAAATGCTCTTCGGCGAGCGAGACGTTTTTAATCGCCACGGCTCGCTTGCCGCTTTCGAACTCCAAAAAACGATCGATCCAAATCCAGCGCATGGCGCCCTCCGGGCTGAATGACTAAGAACTAATGTCTAATGACTAAGGAATGACCGAAGCACGAATGACGAATGCGAGATCGACGCTTCGTCATTCGTGCTTATTTAGTCATTAGGATTTAGACATTAGTCATTACTACTTGGGGAGCTTCGTTTCGACGAAGCGAACCAGGTCTTGGACGGTCAGCAGCGTGCCGAAATCCTTGACGCTCGGATTGGCGGCGAACTTGTCGAGGTTCAAGAACGGCATGCGCTTGCGAAGTTCCGCGATGCCCCCGGCCGTGACCTTGCCGTTCGAGACGTATTCGGTGCTGGTCAGCACGTCTTCCGGGAAGAGTTCGCCGCGGCTGATCTTGATGTCGAACGATTTTTCGAGGCGAAACACGATATCGAGAAAGTCGATCGATTCGGCACCGAGATCGCCGACCAGCGTGGCCTCGGGCGCAACTTCGTCTTCATCGACCCCCAGCGCGTCACACAACACGCTTTGGACTTTCTCAAACACCTCATTCTGCGACGGCATACGATTCTCCCAAAAAGCTGATACCGCGAGCGCAGGCGAAAAACGCGCGTCGAATTCGGCGCTTCCATGAAAAGATGCGCCACCGCACGAAACGATGGCGAACCCGCAAGCGCGGGCACCGAGCATTTCGTGAGCGACGACTTTAGAAGCGCGTGCTCCGACCGCGGTCGCAGCGACCGACGGCGTTCCCAAAACAATAACCCGACCGATGCTTCGCAAAGCAAGTCGCGAAGTCGTTTACCCGAGCTTGCCGTCTACCCAACGGCACGCTCACGACTTCGAAACGCTGCTCTTCGATTACCCAGCATCAGGCGGACGAAAAACTCAAACATAAACTTCGCATCACAAACCAAGCTCAATCATTCATTAGCCACGAACGGCGAACCATCAAACCGTCGCGA carries:
- a CDS encoding beta-hydroxyacyl-ACP dehydratase — protein: MRWIWIDRFLEFESGKRAVAIKNVSLAEEHLHDHFPGRPVMPNSLITEGIAQTGGLLVGEYHAFEKKVVLAKLPKAIFHFPVVPGDQLRYEAIVDYIKDDGAMVTATAKVGDRVQAEFEVVFAHLADDERSKSLFEPKNFVFTLKLLGVFDVGRKADGSRLTEPPGLAKLEQELKGAGS
- a CDS encoding acyl carrier protein; this translates as MPSQNEVFEKVQSVLCDALGVDEDEVAPEATLVGDLGAESIDFLDIVFRLEKSFDIKISRGELFPEDVLTSTEYVSNGKVTAGGIAELRKRMPFLNLDKFAANPSVKDFGTLLTVQDLVRFVETKLPK